The Euphorbia lathyris chromosome 8, ddEupLath1.1, whole genome shotgun sequence genome has a window encoding:
- the LOC136202179 gene encoding disease resistance protein RPP2B-like: MEPMGANGNIFEFIFTNCNKLALIENHQILSYALTKFQLYAERLYSQVPSMLVGESSFCFPRTHNNLELYEGMQLQYSSCIFGTEIQLPSGWAKNDFLGFVICAVIAFKGASSRSGLRVKCRYHFQNENGDFFNDIDSYFGSWYDTRNVKDEHLFFGYDPCLHLTNDDDFDKYNKVIIQFWPEDISGHPLQCCFVVGCGASYLTKYTCVENLMRFTGKVWEFQESVKQDDFSTGKNNNGQQLEYETSFRSNQ; the protein is encoded by the exons ATGGAACCCATGGGAGCTAATGGAAACATTTTTGAGTTCATTTTCACTAATTGTAACAAGTTGGCGTTGATTGAAAACCATCAAATCCTATCTTATGCCCTAACAAAATTTCAGCTTTATGCAGAAAGACTATACAGTCAG GTACCTTCTATGCTAGTAGGAGAATCTAGTTTTTGCTTTCCTAGAACTCACAATAATCTGGAATTGTATGAAGGGATGCAGTTACAATATTCAAGTTGCATTTTTGGAACTGAAATCCAGCTGCCTTCAGGTTGGGCTAAAAATGATTTCTTGGGTTTCGTTATTTGTGCTGTTATTGCATTCAAAGGTGCTAGTAGCAGGTCTGGTTTGAGAGTGAAATGTAGATACCATTTCCAAAATGAGAACGGAGACTTCTTCAATGATATCGATAGCTACTTTGGAAGCTGGTATGATACGAGAAATGTCAAGGATGAACATTTGTTCTTTGGATATGATCCATGTCTGCATCTCACAAACGATGATGATTTTGATAAATACAATAAGGTCATCATTCAATTTTGGCCTGAAGACATTAGTGGTCATCCTCTACAATGCTGCTTTGTGGTCGGCTGTGGAGCATCATACTTGACAAAATACACTTGTGTTGAAAACCTAATGCGCTTTACAGGGAAG GTATGGGAATTCCAGGAATCCGTAAAGCAAGATGATTTTTCCACGGGGAAGAACAACAATGGACAACAATTGGAATATG AAACTTCTTTCCGGTCTAACCAATAA